A genomic region of Chlorobaculum parvum NCIB 8327 contains the following coding sequences:
- a CDS encoding LptF/LptG family permease encodes MSAQQDKQNTDSHGKTNLRLPGLGKLSIIDRYIIRQFLTIFFFSLASFAALFIIINLIENLDRFMSRQIPVGQIIIYYLSGLPDTFLLTSPLSVLLASLFVTGKLSMQSELPALKAAGMSLSRLMKPFLLATFFITAFNLVNSCFITPAMYDLSKGYEKRYLKSQKEQQEEAVHIRESKNRILTVGQINRDRQSAVSVSLETFDGSRLASRLDADSLRISSNGRHWVFYNTKQRTFVNGRETLVANPGADTLKLALAKNTFTMIDADPDEMNLVQHLAFIAQKKRSGLPGLERAEVELQTKIALPLASMLIVLIGVPLSTRKKRSGLALEAATSLLIGLFYLGMLKTIGSLGYDGLINPVLAAWLPNLLILLAGALLYRSANN; translated from the coding sequence ATGAGTGCGCAACAGGACAAACAAAACACGGACAGCCACGGGAAAACAAACCTGCGGCTGCCCGGCCTCGGCAAGCTGTCGATCATCGACCGCTACATCATCCGGCAATTTCTGACCATCTTTTTCTTCTCGCTGGCCAGCTTTGCCGCGCTCTTCATCATCATCAACCTTATCGAAAACCTCGACAGGTTCATGAGCCGGCAGATTCCGGTCGGCCAGATCATCATTTACTATCTGAGCGGCCTGCCGGACACCTTTCTCTTGACCAGTCCGCTGAGCGTGCTGCTCGCCTCGCTCTTCGTCACCGGCAAGCTCTCGATGCAGAGCGAACTTCCGGCACTCAAGGCGGCGGGCATGAGCCTGTCGCGCCTGATGAAGCCGTTTCTGCTCGCCACCTTTTTCATCACCGCGTTCAATCTGGTGAACTCCTGCTTCATCACCCCAGCGATGTACGACCTGTCCAAAGGGTACGAAAAGCGCTATCTGAAAAGTCAGAAAGAACAGCAGGAAGAGGCTGTGCACATCAGGGAGTCGAAAAACCGCATCCTGACTGTTGGTCAGATCAACCGGGATCGGCAGAGCGCCGTTTCGGTTTCGCTTGAAACCTTCGACGGCAGTCGGTTGGCTTCGCGCCTTGACGCCGACTCGCTTCGGATCAGCTCGAACGGCAGGCATTGGGTGTTCTACAACACGAAACAGCGAACGTTCGTCAATGGCCGTGAAACGCTCGTCGCCAATCCGGGCGCGGACACCCTCAAGTTGGCACTGGCGAAAAACACCTTCACGATGATCGACGCCGACCCGGACGAGATGAACCTCGTGCAGCATCTCGCTTTCATCGCCCAAAAGAAACGCTCAGGCCTTCCGGGCCTCGAACGCGCCGAAGTCGAGCTGCAAACCAAGATCGCTCTGCCGCTGGCCAGCATGCTCATCGTGCTGATCGGCGTGCCGCTCTCCACGCGCAAAAAGCGTAGCGGGCTGGCGCTCGAAGCGGCCACCAGCCTGCTCATCGGGCTCTTCTATCTCGGCATGCTCAAAACCATCGGCAGCCTCGGTTACGACGGTCTGATAAACCCCGTGCTTGCCGCCTGGCTGCCCAACCTGCTCATTCTTCTGGCCGGTGCGCTTCTGTACCGGTCGGCAAACAACTGA
- a CDS encoding M16 family metallopeptidase translates to MFNSSFLKSTGKMLAIGAALLHLISCTSMTTEHTTTQSKQYPYTTVPGDSLHTRIYTLKNGLTVYMSPYHDEPRIYTSIAVRAGSKNDPAETTGLAHYLEHMLFKGTDSIGSLDYAKEHTELEKIIELYEKYRATSDPERRAAIYRDIDSLSNVAAQYTVPNEYDKLLNSIGAKGTNAYTWVEQTVYINDIPSNELDRWLTIEAERFRNPVMRLFHTELETVYEEKNMTMDSDSRKLWEELFEGLFTKHTYGTQTTIGLAEHLKKPSIKNVINYYRSWYVPNNMAICIAGDFDPDETIRMIDQKFSKLEPKAVPEFVPPVEPAIAAPVIKTVTGPEAEELVLGFRFGGADSDDADMLTLIDKILYNQTAGLIDLNLNQQQKVLEGGSMLVLMKDYSTHILSAKPRDGQSLDEVRELLLEQLDLVKKGEFPDWLLQAVINDLKLEDLKALESNRGRSEAFVDAFVWGMDWQRYVNRFARLESITKEQLVEFAKKHYGSNYVAVYKKHGERKSEGKIQKPPITPIKVNRDRSSAFAEQLLSKKSKELKPDFLDFKKDIGYYDLTPEIRLHTVPNRENEMYNLYFLFDTGSNQNRKIDTALDYLSYLGTSRLTPAEFSQELYRLGAEFTVLTADDRVYLKLSGLRENFPQAIALLDELLADAQPDAPALEKLKEGIRKERADDKLAKRKILFEAMVSYGKYGPKSPFTNVLSEEELERLTPEELIAEIKRFMSYRHRVLYYGPDSPEILMKELRTMSHFGQQFQPVPESEPFTELETAKNRVYVVDYDMNQAEIIMLSRGETYDASMVPLITLFNEYYGGGMSSVVFQEMREAKALAYSVFSVYRQPKEKNKHSYIFSYIGTQADKLPEALEGFGELMQKLPESPELFASAKAGIDQKIRTEHITKADILFSLEEMRKLGLNYDIRKDVFREVPGMTFEDIEKFHETRLRNKPHTMLVLGKKNNLDLETLGKYGEVSFLTLEEIFGY, encoded by the coding sequence ATGTTCAACAGCTCTTTTCTGAAATCCACGGGCAAGATGCTCGCCATCGGCGCGGCGTTGCTCCATCTCATTTCCTGTACCTCCATGACGACTGAACACACAACGACCCAGAGCAAGCAGTATCCATACACCACCGTGCCCGGCGATTCTCTGCACACGCGGATTTACACCCTGAAGAACGGCCTCACGGTGTACATGAGCCCCTACCACGACGAGCCGAGAATCTACACCTCCATCGCCGTGCGCGCGGGCAGCAAGAACGACCCCGCCGAAACCACCGGACTGGCGCACTACCTCGAACACATGCTCTTCAAGGGCACAGACTCCATCGGCTCGCTCGACTACGCAAAGGAGCACACGGAGCTTGAAAAGATCATCGAGCTGTACGAAAAGTACCGCGCCACCAGCGATCCGGAGCGCCGTGCGGCGATCTACCGCGACATCGACAGCCTCTCGAACGTGGCCGCGCAGTACACCGTACCGAACGAGTACGACAAGTTGCTCAACTCCATCGGCGCGAAGGGTACCAACGCCTACACCTGGGTGGAGCAAACCGTCTACATCAACGACATTCCGTCCAACGAGCTCGACCGCTGGCTCACCATCGAGGCCGAGCGCTTCCGCAATCCGGTGATGCGCCTGTTCCACACGGAGCTGGAAACGGTGTACGAAGAGAAGAACATGACGATGGACAGCGACAGCCGCAAGCTCTGGGAGGAGCTGTTCGAGGGGCTGTTCACGAAGCACACCTACGGCACGCAGACCACCATCGGCCTGGCGGAGCACCTGAAAAAGCCGTCGATCAAGAACGTCATCAACTACTACCGCTCGTGGTATGTGCCGAACAACATGGCGATCTGCATCGCGGGTGACTTCGATCCTGACGAAACGATCCGCATGATCGACCAGAAGTTCTCGAAGCTCGAACCGAAAGCGGTTCCCGAGTTCGTGCCGCCGGTCGAACCAGCCATCGCTGCGCCGGTCATCAAGACCGTCACCGGCCCGGAGGCCGAAGAGCTGGTGCTTGGCTTCAGGTTTGGCGGAGCCGATTCGGACGACGCCGACATGCTGACGCTGATCGACAAAATCCTCTACAACCAGACCGCAGGCCTGATCGACCTGAACCTCAACCAGCAACAAAAGGTGCTGGAAGGCGGCTCGATGCTGGTGCTGATGAAGGACTACTCGACGCACATTCTCAGCGCCAAGCCCCGCGACGGCCAGAGCCTCGACGAGGTCAGGGAGCTGCTGCTCGAACAGCTCGACCTTGTCAAAAAGGGCGAATTCCCCGACTGGCTGCTCCAGGCCGTCATCAACGACCTGAAGCTTGAAGATCTGAAAGCGCTCGAATCGAACCGTGGCCGCTCGGAAGCGTTCGTCGATGCCTTCGTCTGGGGCATGGATTGGCAGCGATACGTCAACCGTTTCGCGCGTCTCGAATCGATCACCAAAGAACAGCTCGTCGAGTTCGCGAAAAAGCACTACGGCTCGAACTACGTGGCGGTGTACAAAAAGCATGGCGAGCGCAAAAGTGAAGGCAAAATCCAGAAACCCCCGATCACGCCGATCAAGGTAAACCGCGACCGCTCGTCGGCCTTCGCCGAACAGTTGCTGTCGAAAAAAAGCAAGGAGCTGAAACCCGATTTCCTCGATTTCAAAAAGGACATCGGCTACTACGACCTGACGCCGGAAATCAGGCTGCACACCGTGCCGAACCGGGAAAACGAGATGTACAACCTCTACTTCCTGTTCGACACCGGCTCGAACCAGAACCGGAAAATCGACACGGCGCTCGACTACCTCTCCTACCTCGGCACCTCGCGGCTCACGCCCGCCGAGTTCAGTCAGGAGCTGTACCGCCTCGGCGCGGAGTTCACCGTGCTGACCGCCGACGACCGCGTCTATCTGAAGCTCTCGGGACTGAGGGAGAACTTCCCGCAGGCGATTGCGCTGCTCGACGAGCTGCTTGCCGACGCCCAGCCGGATGCTCCCGCGCTGGAGAAGCTCAAGGAGGGCATTCGCAAGGAGCGGGCGGACGACAAGCTCGCGAAGCGCAAAATCCTCTTCGAGGCGATGGTGAGCTACGGCAAGTACGGGCCAAAATCGCCCTTCACCAACGTATTGAGCGAAGAAGAGCTCGAACGCCTCACGCCCGAAGAGCTGATCGCCGAAATCAAGCGTTTCATGAGCTACCGCCACCGGGTACTCTACTACGGCCCGGACTCGCCGGAAATTCTCATGAAAGAGCTGCGCACCATGAGCCACTTCGGCCAACAGTTCCAGCCAGTGCCCGAATCCGAACCCTTCACGGAGCTGGAGACTGCGAAAAACCGCGTTTACGTGGTCGATTACGATATGAACCAGGCCGAAATCATCATGCTCTCGCGCGGCGAAACCTATGATGCCTCAATGGTGCCGCTCATCACGCTCTTCAACGAATACTACGGCGGCGGCATGTCTTCAGTAGTGTTCCAGGAGATGCGCGAAGCCAAGGCGCTCGCCTACTCGGTCTTTTCGGTCTATCGCCAACCGAAGGAGAAGAACAAGCACAGCTACATCTTCAGCTACATCGGCACGCAGGCTGACAAGCTGCCCGAGGCGCTCGAAGGCTTCGGCGAGCTGATGCAGAAGCTCCCTGAATCGCCGGAGCTGTTCGCCTCGGCCAAGGCGGGCATCGACCAGAAAATCCGCACGGAGCACATCACCAAAGCCGACATCCTCTTCTCGCTCGAAGAGATGCGCAAGCTCGGGCTCAATTACGACATCCGGAAAGATGTGTTCCGCGAGGTGCCCGGCATGACGTTCGAGGATATCGAGAAGTTCCATGAAACCCGCCTCAGGAACAAGCCGCACACCATGCTCGTGCTCGGCAAAAAAAACAACCTCGACCTTGAAACGCTCGGCAAGTACGGCGAGGTCAGCTTCCTGACGCTCGAGGAGATTTTCGGCTACTGA
- the uvrB gene encoding excinuclease ABC subunit UvrB produces the protein MRNVVHRGGEFKLESPYGPTGDQPSAIKALTEGVLRGDRWQTLLGVTGSGKTFTVSNVIAQINRPTLVLSHNKTLAAQLYGELKQFFPHNAVEYFISYYDFYQPEAYIPSMDKYIAKDLKINDEIERLRLRATSALLSGRNDVIVVSSVSCIYGLGSPEDWLAQIIELRQGMEMDRDEFLQMLVSLHYFRDDVDLSPGRFRVRGDVIDLVPGHEELALRIEFFGSEIYSIQTFDPKTGEIISRDEYAFIYPARQFVADTEKLETAMLAIEDELAGRLNVLRGEDKLVEAQRLEERTRYDLEMMKELGYCSGIENYARHIAGRKPGERPWCLLDYFPEDYLVVVDESHVTLPQIRGMYGGDRSRKTVLVEHGFRLPSALDNRPLRFEEFEEKVPQVLCVSATPAEHELMRSEGVVVEQLIRPTGLLDPQIEVHPVAGQIDHLLARVRERIAKGQKSLVLTLTKRMSEDLHAYFRKLGLRSQYLHSEIKSLERMQILRELRAGDIDVLVGVNLLREGLDLPEVALVAILDADKEGFLRNNKSLMQIAGRAARNVEGLVLFYADKITASMREVIDETERRRRIQQAYNEKHGIEPRSIIKSVDQVLNTTSVADAEERYRRKRLGLQKRPELELQGLLDTLSRNEVVKMVAEMNTEMQKAAKETDYEKAAYLRDEILMLEERIERMPG, from the coding sequence ATGCGGAATGTTGTGCATCGGGGAGGAGAGTTCAAACTTGAAAGTCCGTACGGGCCGACGGGGGATCAGCCCTCGGCCATCAAGGCGCTGACCGAGGGGGTGCTGCGGGGCGACCGCTGGCAGACGCTGCTAGGCGTAACCGGTTCGGGCAAGACCTTCACGGTCTCGAACGTCATCGCCCAGATCAATCGCCCCACGTTGGTGCTGAGTCACAACAAGACCCTCGCCGCGCAGCTCTACGGCGAACTGAAGCAGTTCTTCCCGCACAACGCGGTCGAGTACTTTATCAGCTACTACGACTTCTACCAGCCCGAGGCGTACATCCCGTCGATGGACAAGTACATTGCCAAGGACCTGAAGATCAACGACGAGATTGAGCGCTTGCGGCTGCGGGCGACCAGCGCGTTGCTCAGCGGTCGGAACGACGTGATCGTAGTCAGCTCGGTGAGCTGCATTTACGGCCTCGGCTCGCCGGAGGATTGGTTGGCCCAAATCATCGAGTTGCGGCAGGGCATGGAGATGGATCGCGACGAGTTCCTGCAGATGCTCGTGTCGCTGCACTACTTCCGGGACGACGTCGATCTTTCGCCCGGGCGGTTCCGGGTGCGTGGTGACGTGATCGATCTGGTGCCGGGCCACGAGGAGCTGGCACTGCGCATCGAGTTCTTCGGCAGCGAGATCTACTCCATCCAGACCTTCGATCCCAAAACCGGCGAAATCATCAGTCGCGACGAGTACGCTTTCATCTACCCGGCGCGCCAGTTCGTGGCCGACACCGAAAAGCTGGAGACGGCGATGCTGGCCATCGAGGACGAGCTGGCCGGACGGTTGAACGTTCTGCGCGGCGAGGACAAGCTGGTCGAAGCACAGCGGCTCGAAGAGCGTACGCGCTACGATCTCGAAATGATGAAAGAATTGGGCTACTGCTCCGGCATTGAGAACTACGCTCGCCACATCGCCGGTCGCAAACCGGGCGAGCGGCCGTGGTGCCTGCTCGACTATTTCCCGGAGGATTACCTCGTTGTCGTGGACGAATCGCACGTCACCCTGCCGCAGATTCGCGGCATGTACGGCGGCGACCGGTCGCGCAAGACGGTGCTCGTCGAGCACGGATTCCGCCTGCCGTCGGCGCTCGACAACCGTCCACTGCGCTTCGAGGAGTTCGAGGAGAAGGTGCCGCAGGTGCTCTGCGTCTCAGCCACGCCCGCAGAGCATGAACTGATGCGCTCCGAGGGGGTGGTTGTCGAGCAGCTCATCCGCCCGACGGGTCTGCTCGATCCGCAGATCGAGGTGCATCCGGTCGCCGGGCAGATCGACCACCTCCTGGCGCGGGTCAGGGAGCGCATAGCGAAAGGCCAGAAGTCGCTGGTGCTGACGCTTACCAAGCGCATGTCCGAGGATCTGCACGCTTACTTCCGCAAGCTCGGGCTGCGGTCGCAGTACCTCCACTCCGAGATCAAGAGCCTCGAACGGATGCAGATTCTGCGCGAACTCCGTGCGGGCGACATCGACGTGCTGGTCGGAGTCAACCTCCTGCGCGAAGGACTCGACCTGCCGGAGGTAGCGCTGGTGGCGATTCTCGACGCCGACAAGGAGGGGTTCCTGCGCAACAACAAATCGCTCATGCAGATCGCCGGTCGCGCGGCTCGCAACGTCGAGGGGCTGGTGCTCTTCTACGCCGACAAGATCACCGCCTCGATGCGTGAGGTGATCGACGAAACCGAGCGCCGTCGCCGCATCCAGCAGGCCTACAACGAAAAACATGGCATCGAGCCGCGCTCCATCATCAAATCGGTCGATCAGGTGCTCAACACTACCAGCGTGGCCGACGCCGAGGAGCGCTACCGCCGCAAGCGCCTCGGGTTGCAGAAACGCCCCGAACTCGAACTTCAGGGCCTGCTCGATACCCTGAGCCGCAACGAGGTGGTGAAGATGGTGGCCGAGATGAACACCGAAATGCAGAAGGCTGCCAAGGAAACCGATTACGAAAAAGCGGCTTACCTGCGTGACGAAATTCTCATGCTCGAAGAGCGAATCGAACGGATGCCAGGCTGA
- a CDS encoding RelA/SpoT family protein produces the protein MLAQIEQEHYQKLHEILRLCRANLKNYDESLIQRAFFMCYRAHEGEKRASGEPFFYHPVEVAKLLVTELPLDGVSVAAALLHDVIEDSGYTYEDIAAELGTEVADIVEGLTKISGIMVNRETTEAEGFRKMLLSMVKDIRVILIKFCDRLHNMRTLDSLPEHRRLRMALETRDIYAPLAHRFGLGKMKVDLENLAFKYIDPKMYDYLLKKVRLSRNERMAYLNKMIAPIKDDLEKQGFNVEVQGRAKHLFSIYNKMRLKNKQFDDIHDLYGIRVIIDTDKLSDCFAVYGYITQKYPPIPQHFKDYISIPKHNGYQSLHSAIIGPKGHVIELQIRTRRMHEFAELGVAAHWRYKEKISKDDAAVDSFLKWARELIKDADTASAFMEGFKLNLYHDEIYVFTPKGDMKILPAGATPIDFAYAIHTEIGNGCIGAKVNGKIVRLNAELRSGDRVEVITSKNQKPKPDWLKIVVTHRAKLKIRAAINEERRKEIEKGRNIFDKMLTGTKRLFTENDAIRAIRKHGIKTPADLFSALANQQISSEEVMESITRPHGKGAEHEGDVQGKAPHKEFAEIAREVQERPTSHKDEVTIAGMNNIAYSYAKCCNPVPGDDIIGFVTTEGAVKIHRKNCFNVTNENSVKSERIVSVAWNRKLNTEFLAGIRIVGEDKVGMTNQITGVISKFDTNIRTITLHAKDGIFVCNLMIFVKNTDKLTTLMDKLKKVQGVFTVERMSA, from the coding sequence ATGCTGGCCCAGATAGAACAGGAACATTACCAGAAACTGCACGAAATTCTTCGGCTCTGCCGGGCGAATCTCAAGAACTACGACGAGTCGCTTATCCAGCGTGCATTTTTCATGTGCTATCGCGCTCATGAGGGGGAGAAACGCGCTTCCGGCGAGCCGTTCTTCTACCATCCGGTGGAGGTTGCCAAGCTGCTGGTGACCGAGCTTCCGCTTGATGGCGTTTCCGTTGCGGCGGCGCTGCTGCACGATGTCATCGAGGACAGCGGCTATACCTACGAAGACATCGCTGCCGAGCTGGGCACTGAAGTAGCCGACATCGTCGAGGGGCTCACCAAGATCTCCGGCATCATGGTCAATCGTGAGACCACCGAGGCCGAAGGGTTCCGCAAGATGCTGCTCTCGATGGTCAAGGATATCCGCGTCATCCTCATCAAGTTCTGCGACCGACTGCACAACATGCGCACGCTCGACTCCCTGCCGGAGCATCGCCGCTTGCGCATGGCGCTCGAAACGCGCGACATCTACGCGCCGCTCGCCCACCGGTTCGGTCTCGGTAAAATGAAGGTCGATCTGGAGAATCTCGCCTTCAAGTACATCGACCCCAAGATGTACGATTACCTGCTCAAGAAGGTGCGCCTGAGCCGCAACGAGCGCATGGCCTATCTGAACAAGATGATCGCGCCGATCAAGGATGACCTCGAAAAACAGGGGTTCAACGTGGAAGTGCAGGGCCGCGCCAAGCATCTTTTTTCGATCTACAACAAGATGCGCCTGAAGAACAAGCAGTTCGATGATATCCACGATCTGTATGGCATTCGCGTCATCATCGATACGGACAAGCTGTCTGACTGTTTTGCGGTGTACGGCTACATCACGCAGAAGTATCCGCCAATTCCGCAGCACTTCAAGGATTACATCTCCATTCCGAAGCACAACGGCTATCAGTCGCTGCACTCGGCGATTATCGGCCCCAAAGGCCACGTCATCGAGTTGCAGATCCGCACGCGCCGGATGCACGAATTTGCCGAGCTTGGTGTCGCGGCTCACTGGCGCTACAAGGAGAAGATTTCCAAGGATGACGCCGCCGTCGATTCGTTCCTCAAGTGGGCGCGCGAGCTGATCAAGGATGCCGACACGGCCTCCGCCTTCATGGAGGGGTTCAAGCTCAACCTCTACCACGACGAGATTTACGTTTTCACCCCGAAGGGCGACATGAAGATTCTGCCCGCCGGGGCAACGCCGATCGACTTCGCCTATGCGATTCACACCGAAATCGGCAACGGCTGCATCGGCGCAAAGGTTAACGGCAAGATTGTGCGTCTGAACGCCGAGTTGCGGTCCGGTGACCGGGTCGAGGTGATTACCTCCAAGAACCAGAAGCCCAAGCCGGACTGGCTCAAGATTGTGGTGACCCATCGTGCCAAGCTCAAGATTCGCGCGGCCATCAACGAAGAGCGGCGCAAGGAGATCGAGAAGGGGCGCAACATCTTTGACAAGATGCTCACTGGTACCAAGCGGCTGTTTACCGAAAACGATGCTATCCGCGCCATCCGCAAGCATGGCATCAAAACCCCTGCCGACCTGTTCAGTGCCTTGGCCAACCAGCAGATCAGCAGCGAAGAGGTGATGGAGAGCATCACCCGTCCGCACGGCAAGGGCGCCGAACATGAAGGCGACGTTCAGGGCAAGGCTCCGCACAAGGAGTTCGCCGAGATCGCCCGTGAAGTGCAGGAACGCCCCACCTCTCACAAGGATGAGGTGACCATTGCCGGAATGAACAACATCGCCTACTCTTATGCGAAGTGCTGCAATCCGGTGCCCGGCGACGACATCATCGGCTTTGTGACCACCGAAGGCGCGGTCAAGATCCACCGCAAGAACTGCTTCAACGTCACCAACGAAAACTCCGTTAAAAGTGAGCGGATCGTTTCGGTCGCCTGGAACCGCAAGCTCAACACTGAATTCCTGGCGGGTATCCGCATCGTCGGTGAAGACAAGGTTGGCATGACCAACCAGATTACCGGTGTCATCTCCAAATTCGACACCAATATCCGCACTATCACACTGCACGCAAAAGACGGCATTTTTGTGTGCAACCTCATGATCTTCGTCAAGAACACCGACAAGCTCACGACGCTGATGGACAAGCTGAAAAAGGTGCAGGGCGTGTTTACGGTGGAGCGTATGTCGGCGTAG
- a CDS encoding class I fructose-bisphosphate aldolase, which yields MDSEKLRAVASAIVSNGKGVLAADESTPTIKKRLDSINVESTEPTRRRYRELLFTTDGIESYIGGVILFDETIRQSTIDGVPFARVLSERGIVPGIKVDKGAKALAQYPGEKVTEGLDGLRDRLIEYRELGAGFAKWRAVIQIDEHDIPSPSGIRANAHALARYAALCQEQDLVPIVEPEVLMDGAHGIERCEEVTSRVLEAVFSELDAHRVLFEGMLLKPNMVIAGKKCARQNSPEEVAEATIRCLNRYVPAAVPGIVFLSGGQSAEEATANLNAMNAMGSHPWEVSFSYGRALQTPVLAAWQGQERNVAAAQQALFKRSRLNGLARYGKYSQEMEAEA from the coding sequence ATGGACAGCGAGAAACTTCGTGCAGTAGCATCAGCTATTGTGTCGAACGGAAAAGGTGTTCTGGCGGCTGATGAGAGTACCCCGACCATCAAAAAGCGGCTTGATTCGATCAATGTCGAGTCCACTGAGCCCACCCGGCGTCGGTATCGTGAACTTCTTTTTACCACCGATGGCATCGAGAGCTACATTGGTGGTGTAATCCTTTTCGATGAAACGATTCGCCAATCCACAATTGACGGTGTTCCTTTCGCGAGAGTGCTTTCCGAACGGGGGATTGTGCCCGGAATCAAGGTTGACAAAGGGGCAAAAGCGCTGGCACAGTATCCCGGCGAAAAGGTCACCGAGGGGCTGGATGGCCTGCGTGACCGGCTGATCGAGTATCGGGAACTTGGCGCAGGATTTGCGAAGTGGCGGGCAGTGATCCAGATCGATGAACACGATATTCCGTCGCCGTCCGGCATCCGTGCGAATGCCCATGCGCTGGCTCGTTACGCCGCGCTTTGCCAGGAGCAGGACCTTGTGCCGATCGTCGAGCCCGAGGTGCTCATGGACGGCGCCCACGGCATCGAGCGGTGCGAGGAGGTGACTTCAAGGGTGCTTGAGGCTGTGTTTTCCGAACTTGACGCGCATCGCGTACTGTTCGAGGGGATGTTGCTGAAGCCGAATATGGTGATCGCCGGCAAAAAATGCGCTCGCCAGAATAGCCCGGAAGAGGTTGCCGAAGCTACGATCCGCTGCTTGAACCGTTACGTTCCGGCTGCCGTGCCGGGCATCGTGTTTCTTTCCGGCGGTCAGAGCGCCGAGGAGGCCACCGCCAACCTGAATGCCATGAACGCGATGGGTTCGCATCCGTGGGAGGTCAGCTTCTCGTACGGACGCGCATTGCAGACCCCCGTGCTTGCTGCCTGGCAAGGACAGGAGAGAAATGTGGCCGCTGCACAGCAAGCGCTCTTCAAACGTAGCCGCCTGAACGGTCTTGCCCGATATGGCAAATACTCACAGGAGATGGAAGCTGAAGCGTGA
- a CDS encoding PorV/PorQ family protein: MKKYALHAVLLSLFFASPLYAAFDYLPVDARGTALSGATTALSDNTWGIFSNPAATGHRSSAAVNYTIPYGDSDLGDIAGAVNISRLSFDAKGTISVGINRYSADDYHETTCIVGYGREILPSVRLGVSISRMTQKFDGFGDDSATGVNAGIQAELTPIVSLGISSMNLNSPTIGGSNTHLPRTTLTGLAFHFPTGSFLTVNALTDPDRSSRLLAAGDFVVAPMTHVMIGVGTNPSLISGGFSFGTNAIKATIAVSRNLDLGTTSSFGLEAGW, from the coding sequence ATGAAGAAATATGCTCTTCACGCCGTCCTGTTGTCCCTGTTTTTCGCATCCCCTCTTTACGCTGCGTTCGACTATCTGCCGGTCGATGCACGGGGAACTGCCCTATCGGGAGCTACAACAGCCCTGTCTGACAACACCTGGGGCATCTTCTCCAATCCGGCAGCGACAGGCCATCGATCCAGCGCAGCTGTGAACTACACCATTCCTTACGGAGATTCCGATCTCGGCGACATTGCCGGAGCGGTGAACATTTCCCGGCTCTCTTTCGATGCCAAAGGCACCATCTCGGTCGGCATTAACCGTTATTCTGCTGACGATTATCATGAGACCACCTGCATCGTCGGATACGGACGGGAGATTCTACCATCGGTTCGGCTTGGCGTCTCGATTTCCCGGATGACTCAGAAGTTCGATGGCTTCGGGGACGATTCAGCGACGGGAGTCAACGCAGGCATCCAAGCGGAGCTCACTCCCATCGTGAGCCTCGGCATCAGCTCGATGAACCTTAACTCCCCGACTATCGGCGGATCCAACACCCACCTGCCAAGAACCACGCTCACCGGCCTGGCTTTTCATTTTCCGACCGGAAGCTTCCTGACCGTCAACGCCCTGACCGACCCCGACCGCTCGAGCCGCCTGCTCGCAGCCGGAGATTTCGTGGTCGCACCGATGACGCACGTCATGATCGGGGTGGGGACAAACCCGTCGCTCATCTCCGGAGGTTTCAGCTTCGGCACCAACGCCATCAAAGCGACGATTGCTGTAAGCCGGAATCTTGACCTCGGCACGACCAGCTCGTTCGGGCTGGAGGCGGGCTGGTAA
- a CDS encoding LemA family protein — protein MIRSYFRSVSRVLPFLVALVMLSGCGYNVMQQNEEAVNRAWGDLESQLQRRADLVPNLVATVKGAANFEKETLQAVVEARAKATSVQLTPEMLSDQAAMSKFQAAQGQLSSALSRLLVTVERYPELKATQNFRDLQVQLEGTENRISVARQRYNQAVQVFNFSIRKFPNSLTNSVALKLKPKEYFKADEAARAVPEVKF, from the coding sequence ATGATCCGATCATATTTTCGCTCTGTTTCCAGAGTTTTGCCTTTTCTGGTGGCCCTTGTCATGCTCAGCGGGTGTGGCTACAATGTCATGCAGCAGAATGAAGAGGCGGTGAACCGCGCATGGGGCGATCTTGAATCGCAGCTCCAGCGGCGCGCCGATCTGGTGCCGAACCTCGTGGCCACGGTGAAGGGTGCGGCCAATTTCGAGAAGGAGACGCTTCAGGCGGTGGTCGAAGCCCGCGCCAAAGCGACCTCTGTACAGCTTACGCCCGAGATGCTGAGCGACCAGGCGGCCATGTCGAAGTTCCAGGCGGCGCAGGGCCAGCTCTCTTCGGCACTATCGCGATTGCTGGTGACCGTCGAGCGTTATCCCGAACTGAAGGCTACCCAGAATTTCAGGGATTTGCAGGTACAGCTCGAAGGCACCGAAAACCGCATCAGCGTGGCGCGTCAGCGCTATAACCAGGCGGTTCAGGTGTTCAACTTCTCGATCCGCAAGTTTCCCAATTCTCTCACCAACAGCGTGGCGCTCAAGCTGAAGCCCAAGGAGTATTTCAAGGCTGACGAGGCCGCCAGGGCGGTGCCGGAGGTGAAATTCTGA